The Pseudomonas sp. B21-023 genomic interval GGCGTAGGCCGCGATCTTCGCCAGCACCGGCAGGCCCAGGGCCTTGGCCTTGGCGGCGCTCATCAGCAGCACGGCGGCGGCGCCGTCGTTGAGGCTGGAGGCGTTGCCGGCGGTGACACTGCCGTCCTTCTTGAACGCGGCGCGCAGTTTGCCCAGGGACTCGGCGGTGGTGCCGGGGCGTGGCTGCTCGTCGGTGTCGAACACCAGCGGCTCGCCTTTTTTCTGCGGGATGTGGATCGGGGTGATCTCGTCCTTGAAGCGGCCGGCCTCGATGGCGGCCACGGCCTTGCGCTGCGACTCGGCGGCGAAGGCGTCCTGCTGCTCGCGGGTCAGGCCGTACTTGTCCACCAGGTTCTCGGCGGTGATGCCCATGTGGTAATCGTTGAAGGCATCCCACAGGCCGTCGCTGATCATGCTGTCGACCAACTGGCCGTGGCCCATGCGCTGGCCAGTGCGTGCCGAGGGCATCACATAGGGCGCCAGGCTCATGCTCTCCTGGCCACCGGCGATCACCACCTCGGTGTCGCCGCAGCGGATGGCCTGGGCGGCCAGGTGCAGGGCCTTGAGGCCCGAGCCGCAGACCTTGTTCAGGGTCAGGGCAGGTACTTCGTAAGGCAGGCCGGCCTTGACGGCGGCCTGGCGGGCGGGGTTCTGCCCGGCGCCGGCGGTGAGCACCTGGCCGAGGATCACTTCGTCGACCTGGGCCGGGTCCAGCTTGGTCTGGGCCAGCAGCTGGCGGATCACCGCGGCGCCCAGTTCCACGGCGGACACGTTGGCCAGGGCCCCCTGGAAGCTGCCGATGGCAGTGCGGGTGGCGGCGACGATGACGACTTCGTTCATTGTTGTTCTCCAGGATACGAGCGTGATCGTCACAGCATCCGCGCCCGGGGCTTATTTGAGAAGTTTGTTTTTCTTTGCCATTGATCCGAAATTCAAATGAATGATCTGGGTCGCGGCATGCCTTCATTCGGTCAGGGCCAGGTTTGGCCGCTCCCGTGAGCCTGGGGCCGCATGGCGGCCCTTTGCCGTTCAGCGCACGGTGCTGGCCTGGATCGCGGTCAAGGCGATGGTGTGCACGATGTCGTCCACCTGCGCCCCGCGCGGCAGGTCGTTGACCGGCTTGCGCAGCCCTTGCAGCATCGGCCCGAGGCTGACGCAGTCGGCGCTGCGCTGCACCGCCTTGTGCGTGGTGTTGCCGGTGTTCAGGTCGGGGAACACGAACACTGTGGCCCGCCCGGCCACCGGGCTGGCGGGCGCCAGCTGTCGGGCGATCTCGGGGTTGGCGGCGGCGTCGTACTGCAACGGGCCGTCGATCAGCAGGTCGTGCTCGGCCTGCTGCGCCAGGCGCGTGGCTTCGCGGACCTTCTCCACCTCCTCGTCGCTGGCCGCCGAGTCGCTGGAGTAGCTGAGCATCGCCACCCGTGGCGCGATGCCAAACGATTCGGCCGACTCTGCGCTCTGCCGGGCGATCTCGGCCAGCTCGGCGGCGCTGGGGTGCGGGTTCATCACGCAGTCGCCATAGACCAGCACCTGGTCGGGGAACAGCATGAAGAACACCGAGGACACCAGGCTGCTGCCCGGCGCGGTCTTGATCAGTTGCAAGGCCGGCCGGATGGTGTTGGCGGTGGAATGCACCAGGCCCGAGACCAGGCCGTCGACTTCACCGAGTGCCAGCATCATGGTGCCGATCACCACCGGGTCTTCCAGCTGCTGCTCGGCCATCGGCGCATTGAGGTTCTTGCTCTTGCGCAGGTTCACCATGGGTTCGACATAGCGGCCACGGATCACCTCGGGGTCGAGCACCTCCAGGTCCGGCGGCAGGCTGATGCCCTGGGCGCGGGCCACGGCCTGCACTTCCTCGGGCTTGGCCAGCAGCACGCAACGGGCGATGCCCCGGGCCTGGCACAAGGCCGCGGCCTGCACCAGCAAGGGCTCGGCGCCCTCGGGCAGGACGATGCGCTTGTTGGCCTGCTGGGCACGCTGGATCAACTGGTAGCGGAACACCGCCGGTGACAGGCGCAGCTCGCGTG includes:
- a CDS encoding acetyl-CoA C-acetyltransferase, which codes for MNEVVIVAATRTAIGSFQGALANVSAVELGAAVIRQLLAQTKLDPAQVDEVILGQVLTAGAGQNPARQAAVKAGLPYEVPALTLNKVCGSGLKALHLAAQAIRCGDTEVVIAGGQESMSLAPYVMPSARTGQRMGHGQLVDSMISDGLWDAFNDYHMGITAENLVDKYGLTREQQDAFAAESQRKAVAAIEAGRFKDEITPIHIPQKKGEPLVFDTDEQPRPGTTAESLGKLRAAFKKDGSVTAGNASSLNDGAAAVLLMSAAKAKALGLPVLAKIAAYASAGVDPAIMGIGPVSATQRCLDKAGWQLADLDLIEANEAFAAQALAVGKQLEWDAAKVNVNGGAIALGHPIGASGCRVLVTLLHEMIKRDAKKGLATLCIGGGQGVALAIER